The Acidobacteriota bacterium genome segment CGCTCACCAGGTCCCAGTAGGCGGTCTGGATGTTGGAGATCGTGTCGGTGACCTTCTGCTTGAACTCGCTGTCGGTCAGGGTCAGGTCGAGGTTGGCCAGCTTGAGGTTGGCGCGGTTGGAATCGATCCGCAGGTTGCGCCACAGGGGCTGGGAGAACTGCACGCTCCAGGAGCTCTGGTAGTTGGGGTTGAACACCATGGCGGTACTGTTGCTCTCCGACCGGCTCGAGTTCCAGGTCGCCTGCAGGGTGCCCCCCGTCTTGACCGGCTGCCGGAAGGTGAAGTTCCAGGAGGCGTTGTCGTTCTTGTTGAACGATTCCGTGGAACGGTCGTACTGGGTGGTGTTGGCGTTCTTTCTGGAGTTGAACCCGACCTGGGCCGTCAGCTGCGGGTCGTAACTGCCGTGCTGCTGCAGAATCGCCTGCTGGCGCAGCTGCTCGTTCGTGTCCGAGATGGCGATATCGAGGTTCTGCTCGAGCGCCAGCTTG includes the following:
- a CDS encoding TolC family protein, with product MKVCSAAAKRALSILGMLALVLASTTLSSPGVIAQEPASPAGEASTGSGADELPPLPLSPIETAQRDGTALPLSLKDLTKLALEQNLDIAISDTNEQLRQQAILQQHGSYDPQLTAQVGFNSRKNANTTQYDRSTESFNKNDNASWNFTFRQPVKTGGTLQATWNSSRSESNSTAMVFNPNYQSSWSVQFSQPLWRNLRIDSNRANLKLANLDLTLTDSEFKQKVTDTISNIQTAYWDLVS